In Leuconostoc kimchii IMSNU 11154, one genomic interval encodes:
- a CDS encoding acetyl-CoA carboxylase carboxyltransferase subunit beta, whose amino-acid sequence MDLYDNQKSTSKIKRDASVNDRIPDGLFLACPYCGVQLYNKQLGRYRVCAHCGYGFRLQARERVEQLTESFEEIDSEIEMTTPVFPGYAEKLERAKSQTGLGESVLTGIATIESEKVALGIMDSYFMMGSLGTMTGEKITRLFEYATSHLLPVVLFTASGGARMQEGINSLMQMAKISAAVAAHQEAGLLYLVVLTDPTTGGVTASFAMQGDITFAEPHALVGFAGARVIESTIHEKLPKDFQRAETLLENGFLDQVVPRADLNKMIAKVVKLHRVREI is encoded by the coding sequence ATGGATTTATATGATAATCAAAAATCAACCTCGAAAATTAAGCGTGATGCTTCGGTTAACGATCGTATTCCAGATGGTTTATTTTTAGCTTGCCCTTACTGTGGTGTGCAACTATACAATAAACAACTGGGACGTTATCGTGTTTGTGCACACTGTGGTTATGGATTTCGCCTTCAGGCACGCGAGCGTGTTGAACAGCTAACAGAATCATTTGAAGAAATAGATTCAGAAATTGAAATGACAACACCAGTTTTTCCAGGTTATGCTGAAAAATTAGAACGTGCTAAATCACAAACTGGTTTAGGTGAATCCGTTTTGACAGGTATTGCCACGATTGAATCTGAAAAAGTAGCCTTGGGAATTATGGATTCATATTTTATGATGGGTTCATTAGGGACCATGACTGGTGAAAAAATTACCCGTTTATTTGAGTATGCAACAAGTCATTTATTACCTGTTGTGCTATTTACTGCCTCCGGTGGTGCACGAATGCAAGAAGGTATTAATTCATTGATGCAAATGGCTAAAATTTCGGCAGCTGTAGCGGCTCATCAAGAGGCAGGACTTTTATATTTAGTTGTCCTAACTGATCCAACGACGGGCGGTGTGACAGCTAGTTTTGCAATGCAAGGTGACATTACTTTTGCTGAGCCACATGCACTTGTTGGCTTTGCGGGGGCACGTGTTATTGAATCAACCATTCATGAAAAATTGCCAAAAGATTTCCAGCGTGCTGAGACATTGTTAGAAAATGGCTTTTTAGATCAGGTTGTACCGCGAGCTGATCTTAACAAAATGATTGCAAAAGTAGTCAAGCTGCATCGTGTAAGGGAGATTTAA
- the accA gene encoding carboxyltransferase subunit alpha has product MAVNIGLKLFKRELTPAEIVKKSREDRFLAHEIIDGIFTDFVELHGDRLGGDDSSVIGGIAALNGTPVTVIVIDKGVDIHDKLSKRNGSPEPWGYRKAQRLMQQANKFHRPIVTFINTPGAFPGKTAEAQGQGEAIAQSILKSMKLTVPMIAIIYGEAGSGGALALAASDQVWMFQNATYSILSPEGFASILWKDSKRSDEAAAVMGLTPKDLLEKNVIEYIIPESRNHPRVFNLIRKRLDDEFRTLNTLTPQELLKQRRDRFRAF; this is encoded by the coding sequence ATGGCTGTAAATATTGGATTAAAGTTATTTAAACGAGAATTAACGCCTGCTGAGATTGTTAAAAAATCTCGAGAAGATCGCTTTTTAGCCCATGAAATTATTGATGGTATTTTTACAGACTTTGTAGAATTACACGGTGATCGATTAGGTGGTGATGATTCGTCTGTGATTGGTGGTATTGCTGCTTTGAATGGCACACCAGTAACAGTTATTGTCATTGATAAGGGTGTTGATATTCATGATAAGTTGAGCAAACGAAATGGTTCACCAGAACCTTGGGGTTACCGAAAAGCACAACGTTTGATGCAACAGGCAAATAAGTTTCATCGACCTATTGTTACGTTTATTAATACACCAGGTGCTTTTCCAGGTAAAACTGCTGAAGCACAGGGTCAGGGCGAAGCAATTGCGCAATCTATTTTAAAATCTATGAAATTGACGGTTCCGATGATTGCGATTATATATGGTGAGGCTGGTTCCGGTGGTGCATTGGCTTTAGCAGCCAGCGATCAAGTTTGGATGTTCCAAAATGCGACTTATTCAATTTTGTCACCAGAAGGTTTTGCGTCAATTTTGTGGAAAGATAGTAAACGCTCTGATGAGGCAGCTGCAGTTATGGGGCTAACGCCAAAGGACTTGTTGGAGAAAAACGTCATTGAATATATTATTCCAGAATCACGCAACCATCCGCGTGTGTTTAATTTGATTCGTAAGCGTCTTGATGATGAGTTTAGAACATTAAATACGTTAACACCTCAGGAATTACTAAAACAACGACGTGACCGCTTTAGAGCGTTTTGA
- a CDS encoding TspO/MBR family protein codes for MVRLILPPLAPPKWLFGPAWGLLYILLGIYCANLSFVKNNRHILYTYMYVQLTLNIFWTVVFFSFSNFLFATIMIVVMDILVMAIIWIDRRPIKLLLVPYLLWLLFATYLSVSVLVLN; via the coding sequence ATGGTACGTTTAATTCTACCACCACTAGCACCACCAAAGTGGCTGTTTGGGCCAGCATGGGGCCTACTCTATATTTTACTTGGCATTTATTGTGCTAACCTAAGTTTTGTGAAGAACAATCGACACATACTCTATACCTATATGTATGTGCAACTAACATTAAATATATTTTGGACCGTTGTATTCTTCTCGTTTTCAAATTTTCTATTCGCTACCATAATGATCGTGGTAATGGATATTTTGGTTATGGCTATTATCTGGATAGATAGGCGGCCCATTAAGCTGCTATTAGTCCCTTACTTATTATGGTTACTATTCGCTACATATTTATCAGTTTCTGTACTTGTTTTAAACTAA
- a CDS encoding DUF3923 family protein, with amino-acid sequence MRHNTWLSFNISSVMLFLIISIFLWLRHIDGTGAVMNTKLRLLNIGVLFIFFAIVWLSELIVFFIIRHSKQ; translated from the coding sequence ATGAGACACAACACTTGGCTAAGTTTTAATATCAGTAGCGTCATGCTATTTCTAATCATTAGTATTTTTCTGTGGCTACGTCACATTGACGGTACGGGAGCTGTCATGAACACTAAGCTACGCTTGTTAAACATAGGCGTGCTTTTCATATTTTTTGCCATCGTATGGCTTAGTGAGCTGATTGTTTTTTTTATTATTAGACATAGTAAGCAATAA